Proteins from one Entomospira culicis genomic window:
- a CDS encoding glycosyltransferase family 8 protein produces MRMPIAYAINDGYTKPLMAQLVALYEHAKKETIYDLYILNYQLKEENRKLITNLVGELKTEAKVTFLDITDAEYKQIPLLGQWPKETDFRGFLPRLLPDIDVLLYLDADTLVIEDLAHLMNIDLDGYYYAGCRDIFDHNKQILNLACVESNHKVVDLVLNYNYINAGVLLMNLAYLRQNNFSQDFLQVLKKGVDAQVLGCPDQDVINYLAIKDGVNRIYYLPANYNSLYLFGAHHKEQRITFDAESATCDDLKFHAGIARRNQLVRDPSLIRDKIIIFHLSGLSPWRSTRPRDEFVPMFKPYADRVGLEIPPLKKRYQNTNFHIIKNSLRGKNIYKLHRKIKVALLFALGVGFVLGLISTISIGT; encoded by the coding sequence ATGCGAATGCCCATCGCCTATGCCATTAATGATGGTTACACCAAGCCGTTAATGGCGCAACTGGTAGCTTTGTATGAACATGCAAAGAAAGAGACAATTTATGACTTATATATTTTAAACTATCAATTAAAAGAAGAAAATCGCAAGCTTATTACGAATTTAGTAGGCGAGCTTAAAACAGAGGCGAAGGTAACGTTCTTAGATATTACGGATGCTGAATATAAACAGATTCCGTTGCTTGGACAGTGGCCTAAAGAAACTGATTTTAGAGGATTTCTACCAAGACTATTGCCTGATATAGATGTTTTGCTTTACTTGGACGCTGATACGTTAGTAATAGAAGATTTAGCGCATCTGATGAATATCGATTTAGATGGATATTACTACGCGGGATGCCGAGATATATTTGATCATAATAAGCAAATCTTAAATTTAGCGTGTGTGGAAAGTAATCATAAGGTTGTGGATCTTGTGCTGAATTATAATTATATTAATGCTGGTGTGTTGCTCATGAATTTAGCATATTTACGCCAAAATAATTTTTCGCAAGATTTTTTGCAAGTATTAAAAAAAGGGGTTGATGCGCAGGTATTGGGATGTCCAGACCAAGATGTTATCAATTATTTAGCTATAAAAGATGGGGTAAATCGTATTTATTATTTACCTGCAAATTATAATAGCCTATACCTTTTTGGGGCTCATCATAAAGAGCAAAGGATTACATTTGATGCAGAGAGTGCAACATGTGATGATCTAAAATTTCATGCTGGGATTGCTCGACGAAATCAGTTGGTGCGTGATCCATCTCTAATAAGGGATAAAATTATTATTTTCCATTTATCTGGGTTAAGCCCTTGGCGCTCAACTAGACCCAGAGATGAATTTGTACCCATGTTTAAACCTTATGCCGATCGTGTTGGGTTAGAGATACCTCCACTTAAAAAAAGATATCAAAATACTAATTTTCACATCATTAAAAACTCTCTGCGTGGAAAGAACATTTATAAATTACATAGAAAAATAAAGGTGGCATTGCTATTCGCCTTAGGGGTTGGATTTGTCCTTGGTCTTATCAGCACGATCTCTATCGGCACATAA
- a CDS encoding glycosyltransferase family 8 protein — MIPVIFAINQAYTRQLRVALLSLYRHAKEATQYQVYVLHYDVTIDSQELICAEQEKLHTRGALEFVRLSDEQYTKIPLVGRWGKETNFRLLLPELIPKGDKVIYLDTDVLVLADLADLFRTQLDDCWLAAAMEERAGYRNYTIASFMAQAEAQELTFVPQRSPYINAGVLVLNVALMREKDITPRALHLLARLPAHWFENSRYDFFLMPDQDILYYLAYQSSKGVRHLPDRYNHIVGYYYYKDMPKFASQEAYAHWLGYIDSLAGKHASQTWEDYQPAIIHYADSAPWSKRRGLVPYEALYRAYAKEIGWKLPNKWLINLITWAKRRFFYRKTTRDAWGRKGMALLALNMLMVGLVLMIMTIWLVF, encoded by the coding sequence ATGATTCCTGTGATCTTTGCAATTAATCAGGCGTATACGCGGCAGTTGCGGGTGGCGTTGCTTTCGCTTTATCGTCATGCGAAAGAGGCGACGCAATATCAGGTGTATGTCCTGCATTACGATGTAACGATTGATAGTCAAGAGCTGATTTGCGCCGAGCAAGAGAAACTCCATACGCGAGGCGCACTGGAGTTTGTGAGGCTATCTGATGAGCAATATACAAAAATTCCATTGGTGGGTCGCTGGGGTAAGGAGACCAATTTTCGCTTGTTACTACCAGAACTTATCCCTAAGGGAGATAAGGTCATCTACTTGGATACCGATGTGCTGGTGCTAGCCGATTTGGCCGATCTCTTTCGCACTCAGCTGGATGACTGTTGGTTGGCAGCTGCCATGGAGGAGCGGGCTGGCTATCGTAATTATACTATCGCGAGCTTTATGGCGCAGGCCGAAGCGCAAGAGCTTACATTTGTGCCTCAACGTTCGCCCTATATTAACGCGGGAGTTTTGGTGCTCAATGTTGCGTTGATGCGAGAAAAAGATATCACCCCACGTGCGTTGCATCTTTTAGCACGATTACCCGCTCACTGGTTTGAGAATAGTCGTTACGACTTCTTCCTGATGCCCGATCAAGATATCTTATACTACCTAGCCTATCAATCTAGCAAGGGCGTGCGCCACTTACCCGATCGCTATAATCATATCGTGGGTTACTATTATTATAAGGATATGCCAAAATTCGCCTCACAAGAAGCGTATGCGCACTGGCTAGGTTACATTGATAGCTTGGCTGGCAAGCATGCATCGCAAACGTGGGAGGATTATCAACCAGCGATTATTCACTATGCCGATAGCGCCCCTTGGAGTAAAAGGCGTGGGCTTGTCCCCTATGAAGCGCTCTATCGCGCGTATGCCAAGGAGATTGGTTGGAAGCTCCCGAACAAGTGGCTTATCAACCTGATAACATGGGCTAAGCGTCGTTTCTTTTATCGCAAAACCACGCGCGATGCTTGGGGGCGTAAGGGTATGGCACTCTTGGCGCTTAATATGCTTATGGTAGGATTAGTTCTAATGATAATGACGATCTGGCTTGTCTTTTAG
- a CDS encoding NAD(P)/FAD-dependent oxidoreductase, which yields MKARKEYDVIIIGGGPAGLAAAVEAHARGLRSILIVERENQLGGILLQCIHNGFGLHEFKEELTGPAFAQRYIDKVYELGIEYLLEASVTMLNPDRSVMIVSKEGFVRYFAKAVILAMGCQERPRGAISIPGSRPAGVLTAGAAQKYLNMDGYLVGEKVFILGSGDIGLIMARRMTLEGAKVVGVAEIQRQPNGITRNIVQCLHDFHIPLYLSHTVTRIYGKERIQAIELSQVDENLKPIEGTEQYIEVDALLLSIGLLPNNSLSEGVGIALSKATKGPIVSNDLQTSIPGYFACGNVLHVHDVVDYVVAEARRCVDGVMHYLSNQISEERHIEVTAHTGLHYVVPQSIKPQTLGAKQRFYFRVKSPDHRVKIQIFADGMLIKESLKSHVVPAEMEYIEVDINDAVRQAQHITLALHKEEA from the coding sequence ATGAAAGCACGTAAAGAGTACGACGTAATCATTATTGGCGGAGGCCCGGCCGGGTTAGCGGCCGCCGTAGAGGCGCATGCACGCGGGCTTAGAAGTATCCTCATTGTCGAACGTGAGAATCAACTTGGGGGCATTCTGCTACAATGTATTCATAATGGCTTTGGTCTGCATGAATTTAAAGAAGAGCTTACCGGGCCTGCTTTTGCCCAGCGCTATATCGACAAGGTGTATGAACTTGGCATTGAGTATCTGCTAGAGGCATCGGTTACCATGCTCAACCCCGATCGTAGTGTCATGATTGTCTCCAAAGAAGGCTTTGTGCGCTACTTTGCCAAGGCAGTGATTCTTGCCATGGGTTGCCAAGAGCGCCCACGTGGAGCAATCTCGATTCCGGGGAGTCGCCCAGCTGGGGTCCTAACCGCGGGAGCTGCGCAAAAATATCTCAATATGGATGGCTATCTTGTAGGAGAGAAGGTCTTTATCTTGGGCAGTGGTGATATCGGGTTGATTATGGCAAGGCGCATGACCTTGGAGGGCGCAAAGGTCGTGGGTGTTGCGGAGATTCAGCGTCAGCCCAATGGTATTACGCGTAATATTGTGCAATGTCTGCACGATTTTCACATTCCACTTTATCTCTCGCACACCGTTACCAGAATTTACGGCAAAGAGCGTATCCAAGCGATTGAGCTCTCGCAAGTAGATGAAAATCTAAAGCCAATCGAAGGAACAGAGCAATATATCGAGGTGGATGCTCTGCTCCTCTCCATTGGATTACTACCCAATAATAGTTTGAGTGAAGGCGTGGGTATCGCATTAAGCAAGGCAACCAAAGGCCCGATTGTAAGCAACGATTTACAGACCTCGATACCCGGTTATTTCGCCTGTGGTAATGTGCTTCATGTGCATGATGTGGTCGATTATGTCGTGGCCGAGGCAAGGCGCTGTGTGGATGGAGTGATGCACTATCTCTCTAACCAAATATCCGAAGAGAGACATATCGAGGTAACTGCACATACGGGGTTGCATTACGTGGTGCCTCAATCTATCAAACCGCAGACACTTGGTGCTAAACAGCGCTTCTACTTTAGAGTAAAGAGCCCCGATCATCGTGTAAAGATACAGATCTTTGCCGATGGCATGCTGATTAAAGAGAGTCTCAAGTCGCACGTGGTACCCGCCGAGATGGAGTACATCGAAGTTGATATCAATGATGCGGTGCGTCAAGCCCAGCACATTACCTTAGCGCTACACAAGGAGGAGGCATAA
- a CDS encoding NAD(P)/FAD-dependent oxidoreductase, which translates to MQGVVGAFIAKELSHYDVKVLVLDKENDFANQTTMANSAIIHSGYDPKPGTLKAKLNVQGNQMYKDICHYYKIPFNQMGSLTVAFDEAGVARLHELKDQATINGVEVELLSAEEVLAQEPAINPTVKMALLAPTASIVYPWQITFALFDHSISNGVEVKLGQEVVALRKAQEGYTIETKSGEEFQAHHVINCAGLFGVEIQKMIEPTEDAITPRKGEYFVLTRGAYKYVNHIIFPLPTERGKGVLAVPISNREILIGPTSEVIDDFDDVTTTKEGLSYLIKEIKNTMSTVPTDRIIHEFAGLRASSTRHDFIIEESKYNTGLYHVIGIESPGLASAPAIAKYLADLAAFEQLPRKTNFKEYQPTTLITKHKQVKDHPDYGVIICHCEHVSRQEIRDAMHGNVGSHTIKGIKKRVRAGFGPCQGGFCEPTIVRLISQEMGISPKEVLHDGPNSAVLKRDSKEIFKT; encoded by the coding sequence ATGCAAGGCGTCGTGGGGGCATTTATTGCCAAGGAATTGTCTCACTACGACGTGAAGGTACTAGTGCTAGACAAAGAGAATGATTTCGCCAATCAGACCACCATGGCAAACAGCGCGATTATTCATTCAGGGTACGACCCCAAACCCGGCACGCTCAAAGCGAAGCTCAATGTGCAGGGTAATCAGATGTACAAAGATATTTGTCATTACTATAAGATCCCCTTCAATCAAATGGGATCCCTTACCGTTGCCTTCGATGAGGCGGGCGTTGCGCGTCTGCATGAGCTAAAAGATCAAGCGACCATCAATGGGGTAGAGGTAGAGTTGTTGAGCGCAGAAGAGGTCTTAGCCCAAGAGCCTGCGATCAACCCAACCGTCAAGATGGCGCTCTTAGCACCAACGGCAAGCATTGTCTATCCTTGGCAGATTACCTTCGCACTCTTTGATCACAGTATCAGTAACGGGGTGGAGGTTAAGCTAGGACAAGAGGTTGTTGCACTGCGTAAGGCGCAAGAGGGATATACCATTGAGACCAAGAGTGGCGAAGAATTTCAGGCACATCATGTCATCAATTGTGCTGGTCTCTTTGGAGTAGAGATCCAAAAGATGATCGAGCCAACCGAAGATGCCATCACCCCACGTAAAGGCGAATACTTCGTCCTTACGCGTGGAGCCTATAAGTATGTCAATCATATTATCTTTCCATTACCCACCGAAAGAGGCAAGGGCGTCTTGGCGGTGCCGATTAGCAATCGAGAGATTTTGATTGGCCCTACCTCCGAGGTGATCGATGACTTTGATGATGTTACGACCACGAAAGAAGGACTCTCCTATCTCATTAAAGAGATCAAAAACACCATGAGCACCGTACCTACCGATCGGATTATCCACGAATTTGCGGGGCTTAGAGCCTCTTCTACACGTCATGATTTTATTATCGAGGAGTCTAAATACAATACAGGGCTCTATCACGTTATCGGGATTGAGTCGCCCGGACTAGCTAGCGCACCTGCTATTGCTAAGTATCTTGCTGATCTCGCTGCGTTTGAGCAATTACCTCGCAAAACGAACTTCAAAGAGTATCAACCTACCACCCTCATCACTAAGCACAAGCAGGTAAAAGATCACCCTGATTACGGTGTGATAATCTGCCACTGCGAGCATGTTAGCCGACAAGAGATCCGCGATGCAATGCACGGCAATGTGGGTAGTCACACCATCAAAGGCATTAAAAAGCGCGTGCGTGCTGGCTTTGGTCCTTGTCAAGGGGGATTCTGTGAGCCTACCATTGTACGCCTTATTTCGCAAGAGATGGGCATATCGCCAAAAGAGGTGTTGCACGACGGCCCGAATTCAGCAGTATTAAAACGCGACAGTAAGGAGATTTTTAAGACATGA
- a CDS encoding GMP reductase yields MMRIIDDVKLDFKDVLFMPKRSTLSSRKQVSLERTYTFKHSQKQWQGVPIMAANMDGVGTVSMAKALASHKLFTTLVKSVSAEEITQLAQTISPHHFAVSTGTGEADWQRLQDILRDNPHITFICIDVANGYSESFGDFVAKVRNLYPNHTIMAGNVVTADMTQELILRGADIVKVGIGPGSVCTTRKQTGVGYPQLSAIIECADAAHGLGGHIIADGGCTNPGDVAKAFGAGADFVMLGGMLAGHDEGEGQLIEEHHLTQQLDQATQQPIIETKRFVQFYGMSSDTAMKKHHGGVAEYRSSEGKTVKIPYRGAVQATILDLLGGIRSTCTYVGAQNLKQLSKCTTFVRVTQQINNIFS; encoded by the coding sequence ATGATGCGGATTATCGATGACGTGAAGCTAGATTTTAAAGATGTGCTCTTTATGCCCAAGCGCAGTACCTTGAGTAGCCGAAAGCAGGTGAGCCTAGAGCGCACTTATACCTTTAAACATAGCCAGAAACAGTGGCAAGGCGTGCCCATTATGGCAGCCAACATGGACGGCGTAGGTACGGTGAGTATGGCAAAGGCGCTTGCCTCGCACAAACTCTTTACCACCTTGGTGAAGAGCGTTAGTGCCGAAGAGATTACCCAACTCGCGCAAACCATTTCGCCCCATCACTTTGCCGTGAGTACCGGTACGGGAGAGGCAGATTGGCAACGTCTGCAAGATATCTTGCGGGACAACCCACACATCACCTTTATCTGTATCGATGTTGCCAATGGCTATAGCGAGAGTTTTGGCGATTTTGTCGCAAAAGTACGCAACCTCTATCCCAACCACACCATCATGGCCGGCAATGTGGTTACTGCCGATATGACGCAAGAACTTATTTTGCGTGGGGCTGATATTGTGAAGGTAGGCATCGGGCCAGGTTCGGTCTGTACCACCCGTAAACAGACGGGCGTGGGCTATCCGCAACTTAGCGCCATCATCGAGTGCGCCGATGCTGCGCATGGCTTGGGCGGACACATCATTGCCGATGGCGGATGCACCAATCCTGGTGACGTAGCAAAAGCCTTTGGCGCGGGCGCTGATTTTGTGATGCTTGGGGGCATGCTCGCAGGGCACGACGAGGGCGAAGGTCAGTTAATCGAAGAGCATCACCTCACCCAGCAACTCGATCAAGCAACCCAGCAACCTATCATCGAGACCAAACGTTTTGTTCAATTCTACGGGATGAGTAGCGACACCGCAATGAAAAAGCATCACGGAGGCGTGGCTGAGTATCGGAGCAGTGAGGGCAAAACCGTAAAAATCCCCTATCGCGGTGCCGTACAAGCCACCATCCTCGATCTTTTGGGCGGTATTCGTAGCACCTGCACCTATGTGGGTGCACAAAATCTTAAGCAGTTGAGTAAGTGTACCACCTTTGTGCGCGTAACCCAGCAGATCAATAATATCTTTTCATAA
- a CDS encoding glycosyltransferase family 8 protein, with product MRVPIAYAIDDGYAKILLAQLIALYEHANPETIYDLYILNGKLTKSHREAIVGLVAELNAQAQVTFLDVSFAQQQAIPDIAPWGRETNYRGLLPEFLPHIEKILYLDADTFVLGDLSHLMHLDLEGYLFAATADYFATNRNVIELGVQENNFAIEPIVRTFGYINAGVLLMNLAYWRAHQLQAHFISLLNIIKEKKMNALPDQDVLNYLAIKDGVNRIFYLPTTYNTSYTMGTDSLADRQVDMARHGFHHRLFSEIQRNQRDSYVDRTNTLLEIDRMMILHFVSNKPWAHYRFTDRFVPLFKPYADRVGLVLAPRKRPALTPSRVWKKLKPYHKWIYLLFLFNILSVLGLSYLISLLW from the coding sequence ATGCGAGTGCCGATTGCTTATGCTATAGATGATGGTTATGCCAAGATATTGTTAGCGCAGTTGATTGCCCTGTATGAACATGCGAATCCAGAGACGATTTACGATCTCTACATTTTGAATGGCAAGCTTACCAAATCGCACCGTGAGGCAATCGTTGGCTTGGTAGCAGAACTTAATGCGCAGGCGCAGGTAACTTTTTTGGATGTCAGCTTCGCCCAGCAACAAGCGATTCCTGATATCGCCCCTTGGGGTAGAGAGACCAATTATCGAGGCTTACTCCCCGAATTTCTTCCGCATATCGAGAAAATTCTCTACTTAGATGCCGACACCTTCGTACTAGGGGATCTTTCGCACTTAATGCACCTTGACTTAGAAGGCTATCTCTTTGCTGCCACAGCCGATTACTTTGCTACCAATCGTAATGTCATTGAGCTTGGGGTACAGGAGAATAACTTTGCTATTGAGCCGATTGTGCGTACTTTTGGCTACATTAACGCTGGTGTGCTCTTGATGAATCTTGCTTATTGGCGAGCGCATCAGTTGCAAGCGCACTTTATCTCTTTACTCAATATTATTAAAGAGAAGAAGATGAACGCCTTACCCGATCAGGACGTGCTCAATTATTTGGCGATTAAAGACGGGGTCAACCGTATCTTTTATCTACCGACAACCTATAATACCTCTTATACGATGGGTACGGACTCTTTAGCGGATAGGCAGGTGGATATGGCGCGTCATGGGTTTCATCATCGCCTCTTCTCCGAAATCCAGCGTAATCAGCGCGATAGTTATGTCGATCGTACGAACACTTTACTGGAGATAGATCGCATGATGATCCTTCATTTTGTTAGTAATAAGCCTTGGGCGCACTATCGCTTTACTGATCGATTTGTACCACTCTTTAAACCTTATGCCGATCGCGTTGGCTTGGTGCTAGCACCGCGTAAGCGCCCTGCTCTCACGCCATCACGGGTGTGGAAAAAACTTAAACCGTATCACAAGTGGATTTATCTCTTATTTTTATTTAATATATTATCGGTATTAGGGTTGAGCTATCTGATATCTTTACTTTGGTAG
- a CDS encoding glycosyltransferase family 8 protein — MQIPVVLAINDAYLQQAKVLIYSLYDNAKEETRYDVYILHYKLSLETQEALEIFYKKENFRGRLTFLGMSEAQWQSIPFVGKWGKETNYRLFLPNLLPHLDKIIYLDADVLVLADLTEYYALDLKETAFGSVIEDILAFRRYYVFTQLAKLDKQHMSYQADWEYINAGILFLNLKKLRAIDLEEKALRLLSLLPKSGFWLEHFRPPHIDPLIMPDQDILFYLAFAYTDGITYVPFAYNYLLFVLAKSQIENEASAEYEAYLAFLNRRVPKDVALPSSPVMIHFAAMHPWKVLHMKGRYADRYHVYAKKIGWNSTKYSYFYFLAKVRNYIKHRLLLPDFKEQMRRVFKRV, encoded by the coding sequence ATGCAGATACCTGTGGTTTTAGCGATCAATGATGCTTATCTTCAACAAGCGAAAGTACTTATCTACTCCCTGTATGATAATGCAAAAGAAGAGACACGTTATGATGTCTATATTTTACATTATAAATTATCGCTAGAGACGCAAGAAGCACTAGAAATATTCTATAAAAAAGAGAATTTTCGCGGTAGATTGACCTTTTTAGGGATGAGCGAGGCACAGTGGCAGAGCATTCCGTTTGTGGGCAAGTGGGGTAAGGAGACGAATTATCGTCTTTTTTTACCAAATCTTTTACCGCATCTGGATAAAATTATCTACTTGGATGCCGACGTTTTGGTCTTGGCTGACCTGACGGAGTATTATGCACTAGACTTAAAAGAAACTGCGTTTGGTAGTGTGATAGAAGATATTTTGGCTTTTCGTCGATACTATGTTTTTACGCAGTTGGCAAAGCTAGACAAGCAACATATGAGTTATCAAGCAGATTGGGAATATATTAATGCAGGAATTTTATTCCTGAATTTGAAAAAATTACGTGCTATCGATTTGGAGGAGAAGGCATTACGTTTGCTCTCTTTGTTGCCGAAAAGTGGCTTCTGGTTGGAGCATTTTCGTCCGCCTCATATTGATCCTCTGATTATGCCTGATCAAGATATTCTCTTTTATCTGGCATTCGCCTATACCGATGGCATTACTTATGTGCCTTTTGCCTACAACTATCTGTTGTTTGTGCTGGCTAAATCGCAGATAGAGAATGAGGCCAGTGCGGAGTACGAGGCGTATTTGGCGTTTTTAAATCGACGCGTACCTAAAGATGTAGCCTTGCCGTCATCACCAGTCATGATTCATTTTGCTGCGATGCATCCGTGGAAAGTGTTACACATGAAAGGGCGTTATGCCGATCGTTATCATGTGTATGCGAAAAAAATTGGTTGGAATAGTACGAAGTATAGTTATTTTTATTTTTTGGCAAAAGTGAGGAATTATATTAAGCATCGTTTGCTATTGCCCGATTTTAAAGAGCAAATGCGCCGTGTTTTTAAGCGTGTGTAA
- a CDS encoding DUF1667 domain-containing protein has translation MNELQEVICIICPKGCHIEVDRRQEPWEFSGNSCKRGPIYAQKELTAPSRMLTTTIAIKGAIVPRLPVVTSSDVPKERMMDVMKALAKTQVDAPIKVGDVIVSNILDLGVDILATRTLERISH, from the coding sequence ATGAACGAACTTCAAGAAGTCATCTGTATTATCTGCCCCAAAGGCTGTCATATTGAGGTCGATCGCCGACAAGAGCCATGGGAATTTAGTGGCAATAGTTGCAAGCGTGGCCCGATTTATGCGCAAAAAGAGCTTACCGCCCCCAGCCGAATGCTCACCACCACAATCGCCATTAAGGGAGCGATTGTTCCGCGCTTACCCGTGGTTACCAGTAGCGACGTACCTAAAGAGCGCATGATGGATGTGATGAAAGCCCTCGCTAAGACCCAAGTAGATGCGCCTATCAAAGTGGGCGATGTTATTGTCAGCAATATTTTAGATCTAGGCGTAGATATTCTTGCTACCCGCACGCTAGAGCGAATTTCTCACTAA
- a CDS encoding MgtC/SapB family protein: protein MIEWTYHLDVLLRMSVALILGFLIGLQRSKEDKPAGIKTHALVSLGASLIMIIGDYGHRFVSEQIDMTRLASQVVSGVGFIGAGTILITQRKAIIGLTSAAIIWLTAGLGLAVGIGYYFLAISATILVLILLHVSTDFERWLSHRQRNLRFIKIRVDQVSALAPLLDLVGEFGGKVERIARKETGVMKITIRLPAGSDRTDLLTGLVKIEGAQLL from the coding sequence ATGATAGAATGGACATATCACCTAGATGTATTATTAAGAATGAGTGTGGCGTTGATTTTGGGCTTTTTGATTGGCTTACAACGTAGCAAAGAGGATAAACCAGCGGGGATTAAAACGCACGCCTTAGTGAGCTTGGGCGCGAGTCTGATTATGATTATCGGTGATTACGGGCATCGATTTGTGAGTGAGCAGATAGATATGACGCGTTTAGCCTCGCAAGTGGTGAGTGGGGTGGGCTTTATCGGCGCGGGTACGATTTTGATTACGCAACGCAAAGCGATCATTGGGCTCACCTCGGCGGCGATCATCTGGCTTACGGCGGGCTTAGGCTTGGCGGTGGGTATCGGGTATTACTTTTTGGCGATTAGCGCAACGATTTTAGTGCTGATTCTCTTGCACGTCTCCACCGACTTTGAGCGCTGGTTATCGCATCGCCAACGCAACTTGCGCTTTATTAAGATACGCGTCGATCAAGTAAGTGCGCTTGCGCCGTTGTTGGATCTTGTTGGCGAATTTGGTGGAAAAGTTGAGCGTATCGCCCGTAAGGAGACTGGCGTGATGAAGATAACGATTCGCCTTCCTGCCGGCTCGGATCGTACAGACCTACTTACTGGGTTAGTGAAGATTGAGGGCGCACAGCTATTATAA
- a CDS encoding cupin domain-containing protein, whose amino-acid sequence MKKSEITDIQTLPKQTTTRDGSTYHVQATSSEGLLQKCHANIVEVEPGSTAYGYHYHEANEEIFYIIKGEGIIETVDGEISVKAGNIISFPTGAGGAHVIKNPSTDQTLTYLDFSTHSDVEVAHLPKINKIMVISKEVFGVFDKP is encoded by the coding sequence ATGAAGAAGAGCGAAATTACCGATATACAGACCCTTCCCAAGCAAACCACCACCCGCGATGGCAGTACCTACCACGTACAGGCCACCAGCAGTGAGGGCTTACTACAGAAGTGCCATGCGAATATTGTTGAGGTAGAACCCGGTAGTACCGCATACGGCTACCACTACCACGAGGCGAATGAGGAAATTTTCTATATTATTAAAGGAGAGGGCATTATCGAGACCGTCGATGGCGAGATTTCGGTAAAAGCTGGCAATATCATCTCCTTTCCTACCGGTGCTGGGGGTGCGCACGTCATCAAAAACCCTTCTACTGACCAAACGCTTACCTACTTAGACTTTAGTACCCACAGCGATGTGGAGGTGGCGCATCTGCCCAAAATCAATAAGATCATGGTGATTAGCAAAGAGGTTTTTGGCGTCTTTGACAAGCCCTAA
- a CDS encoding gamma carbonic anhydrase family protein, with amino-acid sequence MIYQLADKRPSLAEHSFIAPSADVIGDVRIAGDVSIWFNVTLRGDDNYIEIGEGSNVQDNTVVHVAHEFPTIIGKEVTIGHGAIIHGCTIEDHCLIAMGAIILNGATIGAGSIVAAGAMVGEGKVIPPNSLVAGVPAKVLTTITPEQQARFAKGVEIYKNNIELYKTLKPITP; translated from the coding sequence ATGATCTATCAATTAGCCGATAAGCGCCCTAGCCTTGCCGAGCATAGCTTTATTGCTCCCTCTGCCGATGTGATTGGCGATGTGCGTATTGCTGGTGATGTCTCGATCTGGTTTAATGTAACTTTACGTGGCGACGATAATTATATCGAAATTGGCGAAGGCTCCAACGTACAGGACAATACAGTGGTGCATGTTGCCCACGAATTTCCTACGATTATTGGTAAGGAGGTTACCATCGGACATGGCGCGATCATTCATGGGTGCACCATTGAGGATCATTGCCTTATTGCCATGGGCGCGATTATTTTGAACGGGGCAACCATCGGTGCAGGCTCGATTGTCGCTGCCGGTGCAATGGTTGGCGAAGGCAAAGTGATTCCCCCCAACTCACTGGTGGCTGGCGTACCGGCCAAAGTGCTCACAACCATCACCCCCGAGCAACAAGCACGCTTTGCCAAAGGCGTGGAAATCTACAAAAATAATATCGAACTCTATAAAACACTCAAACCGATCACGCCATAA